The genomic interval TTCAGAAAGTTGCATTGCTGTTCATCCAAGTGATATGTGTGTGGCTTTGGCAGCACTGGATGCGACAGTTTTGGTTGAAGGACCAAAAAGTAAAAGACAAATTAAATTTACAGATTTTCATCGTTTGCCGGGAAACACTCCAGAAAAAGATAATACTTTGGAAACAAAAGAACTAATTACTTCAATTGAAATTCCAGACAATAATTTCAATAAAAATGTTCATTATCTAAAAGTTCGAGATAGAAGCAGTTATGCTTTTGCATTGGTTTCTGTTGCCGCCGCATTAGATTTAAAAAATAATGTGATTAAAGATGTTAGACTCGCAATGGGAGGCGTAGCTCATAAACCATGGAGATTAACCGATGCAGAAGAATTTTTGAAAGGAAAAACTGTTTCTGAGGAAACATTTAGACAAGCAGCCAATCTAGCAATGAAAGGCGCAAGAGGATACGGTGATAATGATTTTAAAATTACACTTGGAGCCAATGCTATAACTGAAGCACTTACAATAGCAGCATCAAAATAATTAGAATTATGAGCAAGACAAGTAATATTAATAGAGTTGACGGATTTGCTAAAGTAACTGGATCAGCAACTTATTCGGCAGAATATAAAACGGATGGAGTTGTTTATGCTTGTTTGGTAGGAAGTACAATTGCTAAAGGAAGAATCAAAAGCATTGATACTAAAAAAGCAGAATGGGCACCCGGAGTTTTGGCTGTAATTACACATTTGAATGTTGATAAACCATCTGGGTATCAAAAACCAAAAGATAAAAGAAACTTTGGTCAGCCTTTACAAATTTTTAAAGATGATTCGGTATTATATTACGATCAGCCGATTGCTTTGGTAATTGCTGATACTTTTGAACGCATGCAATATGCGGCGAGTTTAATTAAAGCGGATTATTTTAAAGAAGAACATTCAACCGATCTTCACAAAACGGCTGATAAAGAAAGAAAAATAGATACTGATAAAGGAAATGATTATCATCGTGGCGAACACGATGGTTATAAAAATGCTGAAGTTATTTTAGAAGCTGAATATACGATTCCGACGGAAGTTCACAATCCGATGGAATTGGCGAATATTATTGCCAAATGGAATGGCAATAAACCAATTTTATATACGAAAAGTCAAGGCGTTGAAGGAACAAGGAAAAGTGTCGCTGGAGTTTTTGAAGTTCCAGTTGAAGATGTTGAGGTTCATTCTGAATATCTTGGAGGTGCTTTCGGAATGGGATTGCACACTTGGCCGTATGAAATTGCAGCTTTGATTGGTGCAAAGAAATTAAATCGTCCAGTGAAATTGGTTTTACATCGCGAACAGATGTTTACCAATGTAGGTTTTAGACCTTACACAATCCAGAAAATGGGACTTGGCGCAACAAAAGGAGGAAAGTTAACAGGTTTAACTCATGAAGCTGTTGCAATGACTTCTAGTTATGAGGATTTTATGGAAGGAACCGTAAATATGTCACGATTTATTTACGATTGTGCCAATGTTTCTACGCGTTATAGAATTGTGCCTTTAGATACTTGTACGCCAATCTGGATGAGGGGTCCCGGCGAAGCAACAGGTTCTTTTGCCTTAGAATGTGCAATGGATGAATTGGCTTATAAATTAAATTTAGATCCAATTGAGTTTCGCAAATTGAATTATGCCGAAAAAGATCAGGAACAAAATAAACCTTGGAGCAGTAAATATCTGTTAGAATGTTACGAAGGCGGAATGGAACGCATTGGATGGAAAAATCGTAAAAAT from Flavobacterium sp. YJ01 carries:
- a CDS encoding xanthine dehydrogenase family protein subunit M, with the protein product MKNFQIIRALSAGSAVTNISKEKEAMFIAGGTNLVDLMKKNIVAPDKLVDINGLDLKKIEFLKGKVSIGALAKNSQVAEDSSIKEKHPLLALALAAGASQQIRHMATVGGNMLQRTRCSYFYNPDMPCNKRAPKSGCGAIGGSNRMSAIFGASESCIAVHPSDMCVALAALDATVLVEGPKSKRQIKFTDFHRLPGNTPEKDNTLETKELITSIEIPDNNFNKNVHYLKVRDRSSYAFALVSVAAALDLKNNVIKDVRLAMGGVAHKPWRLTDAEEFLKGKTVSEETFRQAANLAMKGARGYGDNDFKITLGANAITEALTIAASK
- a CDS encoding xanthine dehydrogenase family protein molybdopterin-binding subunit — protein: MSKTSNINRVDGFAKVTGSATYSAEYKTDGVVYACLVGSTIAKGRIKSIDTKKAEWAPGVLAVITHLNVDKPSGYQKPKDKRNFGQPLQIFKDDSVLYYDQPIALVIADTFERMQYAASLIKADYFKEEHSTDLHKTADKERKIDTDKGNDYHRGEHDGYKNAEVILEAEYTIPTEVHNPMELANIIAKWNGNKPILYTKSQGVEGTRKSVAGVFEVPVEDVEVHSEYLGGAFGMGLHTWPYEIAALIGAKKLNRPVKLVLHREQMFTNVGFRPYTIQKMGLGATKGGKLTGLTHEAVAMTSSYEDFMEGTVNMSRFIYDCANVSTRYRIVPLDTCTPIWMRGPGEATGSFALECAMDELAYKLNLDPIEFRKLNYAEKDQEQNKPWSSKYLLECYEGGMERIGWKNRKNEPGSVKEGNWFVGYGMGTGTFGCYRSPTSVKAKFLPDGNLVLQCSVNDMGPGTATMMTAIGAEITGLPAENIIIEMGKSGLPKGPTQGGSATTSSVGSAVHDSCNLLVSKALELATQNPTFKGIPITDLTFENSMISSKKDKSKSVTLASLLSSNKLEGLEVENLSKAAEEAKKYSIYSFSVHFVKVLVNPNLGKIRLAHVVSCADIGTVINQKTSAGQMFGGAVGGIGMGLMEALEIDHRFGRPINNNFADYHVPVNADIEKQEVFFVNKKDPISNPMGTKGLGETALVGMAPAIANAVFNATGKRVRDLPITLDKIIETVKV